A single window of Acetohalobium arabaticum DSM 5501 DNA harbors:
- a CDS encoding MotA/TolQ/ExbB proton channel family protein: MQYLLAKGGVIIYPLLLCSIIVVTLALERLYQFSRISKELSNNLMNQIKDKISSNKVDKAVELCEEVKGPIGKVLKQGILHLDKEPEEIEEQMAEVELEEFPKLEKHLGLLNFIGKISPSLGLLGTVTGMIKTFHVLSMSGKPEQLAQGISEALTTTATGLVISIPALGAYYYFTNKLQQIALHTEKREKELINYIKEVGANDEV, encoded by the coding sequence ATGCAGTATCTATTAGCTAAAGGCGGAGTAATTATTTATCCGTTATTATTATGTTCAATAATAGTAGTAACCCTAGCTTTAGAGCGGTTATATCAATTTTCCAGAATATCTAAGGAATTATCCAATAACTTAATGAATCAGATTAAAGATAAGATCAGTTCTAATAAAGTTGATAAAGCAGTTGAGCTCTGCGAAGAGGTTAAGGGCCCTATTGGCAAGGTCTTAAAGCAGGGGATTCTCCATTTAGATAAAGAACCTGAAGAGATAGAGGAGCAGATGGCTGAAGTTGAGTTAGAGGAATTTCCCAAGCTAGAGAAGCATCTGGGCCTTCTAAACTTTATCGGCAAGATCAGTCCTTCATTGGGACTGTTAGGGACTGTAACGGGAATGATCAAGACATTCCATGTTCTATCTATGAGCGGCAAGCCGGAGCAGTTAGCTCAGGGGATTTCTGAAGCTTTGACTACCACAGCAACGGGGCTAGTTATTTCGATTCCGGCTTTAGGTGCTTACTATTACTTTACAAATAAATTACAGCAGATTGCTTTACATACCGAAAAGCGGGAGAAGGAATTGATTAATTATATTAAAGAGGTAGGGGCTAACGATGAAGTATAA